The nucleotide window GATTCAGCTTCTTCTTTTGATACTTTTTCTTTTACTTCTTTTGGAGCAGAATCAACCAGAGCTTTAGCTTCCTTTAGACCTAAACCTGTTAATTCTTTTACTAATTTTACAATTTGAAGTTTTGCACCTCCTGGTGCTTTTAATACTACATCAAATTCGGTTTTTTCTTGTTCCTCATCACCAGCACTTTCTGATGTTGTAGCAACAGCCACAGCTGCAGCGGCGGGTTCAATACCATATTCTTCTTTAAGTATGTCAGCTAATTCATTAACTTCTTTAACTGTTAAGTTTACTAACTCTTCTGCTAACTTTTTTAAATCTGCCATTTTTCCTTTTGTTTAAAAATTTATTATTAATACATTATTTTTTTTCTGAAAGTGTTTTTAAAACACCAGTTATTATATTTCCTCCTGATTTAAGAGAAGAAATAACATTATTCATTGGTGATCGTAAGGATAATATTATATCAGCAACAAGTTCATTTTTTGATTTAATATTTGATAATATATCAAGTTGTTCTTCTCCAATAAAAAATGTTTCTTCAACATATGCACCTTTTAGTATTGGCTTATCATGTTTTTTTCTGAATTCTTTTATTAATTTCCCCGGAATATTTCCAGTATCAGAAAAGAATACAGATATTGGTCCTTTTAAAATATCATTAATTGATTCATATTTTTTACTATCTGTTTTTTCTAATGCTTTTTTAAATAAATTGTTTTTAACAACAACAAGTTTAACATCTTTATTAAAACAATTTCTTCGTAGTGTGCTTGTTGCTTCAGCATTAAGTCCGGAAATATCAGCTAAATAAAAATGATTGAATTCATTTAAATTAATTGATAATTTTTCTATAATATCATTTTTATTTTCCCTCTTCATAATTACAGAGTCTTTTATTTAATTATCGTAATTTAATCAATTGATTTAAAATCAATTTTTAAGCCAGGGCTCATGGTACTTGAAAGATAAATACTTTTTATATATGTACCTTTAGTTGTAGCAGGCTTTAATTTAATTAATGTTTTCATTAGTTCTATAGCATTTTCCACCAATTTGTTTGGTGTAAATGATACCTTTCCAATAGAAGAATGTATTATTCCGTATTTGTCGACTTTAAAGTCGATTTTTCCTTTTTTAATTTCCGTTACTGCTTTACCAATTTCCATTGTTACAGTTCCGCTTTTAGGATTAGGCATTAATCCCCGAGGTCCTAATATTCTACCTAATTGTCCTACTTTTGCCATAACATTTGGCATAGTAATAATAACATCAATATCTGTCCAGCCCCCTTTTATTTTGTCAATATATTCATCTAAACCGTAATAATCTGCTCCTGCTTCTTTTGCTTCATCTTCTTTTTCCGGAGTACACATTACTAGAACTTTGGTTTCTTTTCCTGTTCCGTGTGGTAATGTAACAATACCACGCACCATTTGGTTTGATTTTCTGGGGTCAATACTAAGTCTGACATCTAAATCGACCGATGCATCAAATTTTGTAGTTGTAATATCTTTTATCAAATTAGCAGCCTCATCGAAACTATACTGCTTATCTTCTTCGATTTTTTCAAGTACAATTTTTCTATTTTTATTTATTTTAGTCATTTTTTCTATACAAAAAATTAAAACTATTTACTAAAAGGAGACTTTCCTTTTATGGTAATTCCCGCACTACGAGCTGTGCCTGCAACCATTTTCATTGCTGATTCAATAGTAAATGCGTTTAAATCGGGCATTTTATCTTCTGCAATTACTTTAACTTGCTCCCATGTAACAGACCCTACTTTTATCCTGTTTGATTCAGCACTTCCTGATTTTAATTTTGCTGCTTCTAATAATTGAACTGCAACCGGTGGGTTTTTAACAATAAAATCAAAAGATTTATTATTATATACTGTAATAATTACAGGTAATAATTTTCCAGCATTCTTTTGTGTTCTTGAATTAAACTGTTTGCAAAACTCCATAATATTAACACCTTTTGCTCCCAGTGCAGGGCCAACAGGCGGAGAAGGGTTTGCAGCACCTCCTTTAATTTGCAGTTTAATTAATCCTGAAACTTCTTTTGCCATAATCTTAAATTATTCAAATCATACAATAATTATTCTTTTTCAACTTGCATAAAACTTAATTCCAAAGGTGTTTTACGACCAAATATTTTAACAATTACTTTAAGTTTTTTCTTTTCTTCGTTAACTTCTTCAATAATGCCATTAAAATTATTAAAAGGTCCATCTACAACTTTAACCGATTCTCCAACAATAAATGGAATATTTAATTCTTCATCACTTCCGGCTAATTCATCAACTCTTCCTAATATTCTATTTACTTCTGACATTCTTAATGGCTCTGGTTCGCCTTTTTTAGCACCTAAAAATCCAATAACATTTGTTATATTTTTTATTATATGCGGAATTTCTCCAGTAAGAGATGCTTCAATTAGTATATATCCCGGAAAAAAATTTCTTTCTTTACTTATTTTTTTTCCATTTCGTATTTGATAAATTTTTTCAGTTGGAATTAATACCTGTGAAATATATTCTTCCAAATTTTTACGAATAATTTCGTTATCAATTAATTCTTTAACTTTTTTTTCTTTCCCGCTAATAGCTCTAATAACATACCATTTCTTTTCCATCTCTCCGCTATATTATTGACTTAGTAGAACACACTATATATAAATTCCATAATATTTCGAAATGCGCCATCCATTATTGCAATAACAAGTGCGATTATTAATGATGCAATCATTACAACAATTGAACTACTTTGTAAATCAGCCCAAGATGGCCATGTAACTTTATGAATTAGTTCGTTATAGACGTCTTTAAAATACAATTTTATTTTTACCATAATTTATTATTATTTGCACGGGTAGAGAGATTCGAACTCCCGACCTTTGGTTTTGGAGACCACTGCTCTACCAGCTGAGCTACACCCGTGAATAAATAAA belongs to Bacteroidales bacterium and includes:
- the rplL gene encoding 50S ribosomal protein L7/L12: MADLKKLAEELVNLTVKEVNELADILKEEYGIEPAAAAVAVATTSESAGDEEQEKTEFDVVLKAPGGAKLQIVKLVKELTGLGLKEAKALVDSAPKEVKEKVSKEEAESLKTRLEEAGAEVELK
- a CDS encoding 50S ribosomal protein L1, producing the protein MTKINKNRKIVLEKIEEDKQYSFDEAANLIKDITTTKFDASVDLDVRLSIDPRKSNQMVRGIVTLPHGTGKETKVLVMCTPEKEDEAKEAGADYYGLDEYIDKIKGGWTDIDVIITMPNVMAKVGQLGRILGPRGLMPNPKSGTVTMEIGKAVTEIKKGKIDFKVDKYGIIHSSIGKVSFTPNKLVENAIELMKTLIKLKPATTKGTYIKSIYLSSTMSPGLKIDFKSID
- a CDS encoding 50S ribosomal protein L10; the encoded protein is MKRENKNDIIEKLSINLNEFNHFYLADISGLNAEATSTLRRNCFNKDVKLVVVKNNLFKKALEKTDSKKYESINDILKGPISVFFSDTGNIPGKLIKEFRKKHDKPILKGAYVEETFFIGEEQLDILSNIKSKNELVADIILSLRSPMNNVISSLKSGGNIITGVLKTLSEKK
- the nusG gene encoding transcription termination/antitermination factor NusG, coding for MEKKWYVIRAISGKEKKVKELIDNEIIRKNLEEYISQVLIPTEKIYQIRNGKKISKERNFFPGYILIEASLTGEIPHIIKNITNVIGFLGAKKGEPEPLRMSEVNRILGRVDELAGSDEELNIPFIVGESVKVVDGPFNNFNGIIEEVNEEKKKLKVIVKIFGRKTPLELSFMQVEKE
- the rplK gene encoding 50S ribosomal protein L11; protein product: MAKEVSGLIKLQIKGGAANPSPPVGPALGAKGVNIMEFCKQFNSRTQKNAGKLLPVIITVYNNKSFDFIVKNPPVAVQLLEAAKLKSGSAESNRIKVGSVTWEQVKVIAEDKMPDLNAFTIESAMKMVAGTARSAGITIKGKSPFSK
- the secE gene encoding preprotein translocase subunit SecE — its product is MVKIKLYFKDVYNELIHKVTWPSWADLQSSSIVVMIASLIIALVIAIMDGAFRNIMEFIYSVFY